The following is a genomic window from Leptotrichia trevisanii DSM 22070.
ATTAAAGTATGATAGTAAAGGTAGTGATAATATGTTGGAAATTACAAATGATAAATTAAATAATTTTTTTGAAAATAATACTGTAATAACGGTTAAGGAAGCAGAAAAGATCGGTATAAAAAGACAGATTCTTTCTAATTTATGTAAAAAAGGAATTTTAGAAAGAGTAAAGCAAGGGGTTTATCAGAAAAGTGATACAATTACAGATGAATTTATGAAAATACAAAAAAATAATAATGTGATTTTTTCAAACACAACTGCTCTATACTTTCATAATTTGACAGATAGAGTGCCAAATACAATTTCAATAACAGTTCCACAAGGTTACAATGTTTTGCATATTACAAAAAAATTTGAAAATTTGAAAATTCATTATGTGAAAAAAGAAATATTTGAAAGCGGGAAAATTGAAACTTTGAGTAAAATGGGGGCTAAAATTTATA
Proteins encoded in this region:
- a CDS encoding type IV toxin-antitoxin system AbiEi family antitoxin domain-containing protein, with the protein product MLEITNDKLNNFFENNTVITVKEAEKIGIKRQILSNLCKKGILERVKQGVYQKSDTITDEFMKIQKNNNVIFSNTTALYFHNLTDRVPNTISITVPQGYNVLHITKKFENLKIHYVKKEIFESGKIETLSKMGAKIYIYDKERTICDIIKNKEKIDVDVFSKALKLFFKNKDIKVRKLIKYSKKLKIEKKVREYLEVLI